A stretch of DNA from Acidicapsa acidisoli:
GGGATGGCAGCTTTCGGAATGGCTTTAGATCTGAACCAACCGGCGCAAGCACAGATCGTATGGAGTACTTCGCAATGGAAGCTCGCTTCCTTTGAAGAACTGTTGCATGAAAAGGCAAGAGTGAAGCAGCTCTTCGACATCACGCGCGTTGAAGATGGAGCGTCGCTCGCTAAGGTGAAGAATTCCTTGAATGGGCTTCATTACGGGTTTGGTGTGCCAGTGGATCAAATCAAAATCATTTGCGGCATGCATGGACAAGCCAATCTCCTTTGCTATGACGACTATGTCTGGGAAAAATACAAGATTGGCGCATGGCTGAAGATCAATGATCCTCGCACTGGCGAGCCTTCGGTGAAAAATCCGTATTATTTCAGCAAGTTCACGGGAGACGCCGCTCGGATTACATCGGGAATGGACCCGAGCGACGAAGCCTCTCCCCTGCAGGATGCGAGCATGGAGGGACTGAAGCGGCGCGGTGTACGCTTTCTAAGTTGCCACACGGCATTAGAGGAGCAGGTGCGGCAACTGATCAAACATTACAGTCTCTCTGAAGACCCGGAAACGATCGTACATGACATGCTGGCGCATGCGGTTCCTGGCGTCCTGGTCGTTGCGTCGATGGTATCTGCGATCGCTCTGCTGCAATGCGAGGGGGGATATAGCTACGTGACGGTTTAGGTTGCGGATTTATCTGGCCGGCCAATGATGACGATTGGCCGGCTCTATCGTTTGGGACAGCCCTTGAGCTAGCGGGCTTTTGCATCGCTGATGGCTGGAGTCGTCTGGGTGGCATCAAGATGGGAACTAACCTGCCCTGATGGCCTCCCCTCCCAGCCTCCGCCAAGCGCCTTGACAAGTACGACGGTGGCAATAAGTCTCTGTCCGCTGACCTGGGCTTCCAACTGCTCGTTGTCGAGTAACGTTTGTTCCGCATAGATGACATTCAAGTAGCTCACGAGCCCGGCATTGTAGCGGTTCAATGAGATCCTTTGCTGGTCGCGGGCGCTGGCCACAGCGCTTGCAGAGTCATGCTCCTGATTGGCGAGAAAACGGAGGGCCGCGAGTTGATCTTCGACCTGCTGATATGCAGTCAGCACCGTCTTTTCATATTGCGAAACCGAGACCTGATAAGCGGCGCGCGCATTGTCCACCTTGGCGCGAATGCGGCCTCCTGTAAAGATAGGTGCGACCACGCCGGCTCCGAGGGAGGCGATGGTGTTCTGCCAATCCAGGATTGCGCCGGGATTGGCGCTTTCATATCCTGCGAAACCGGTGAGCGATAGTTGCGGGAAATAGGCTGCTTTCGCCACTCCGATCTGTGCGCTGGCGGAGGCCATGGATCGCTCGGACGCGACGATATCCGGACGGCGTTCGAGTAACTGCGAAGGAACTCCAGCGGGAATGGTGGGGGGAGCCTGCAGTCTTGTGTCGACGGCAATGTGGAACCCTTCCGGCGTGCGGCCCAGCAGTTCAGCGATTGCGTGTTCGAGTTGATCTCGTTGGATGTGCAGCGCATCTCTCTGGCTGCGCACCTGATTGAGCAGTGTCTCCGCCTGTTTCACGTCGAGTTCACTCACGAGTCCGTGCTGAAACTGGTTGTCGACGATCTGGTAGCCCTGCTGCAGCGCATTCACTGTCTCATCGAAGATCGCCAACTGTGCATCCGTCTGGCGCAGGCTGTAGTAATCGACGGCCACGGAGGCACTCACCGAAAGCTGGACAAATCGCAAGTCTGCATCCGAGGCTTGCTTCATGGCATTTGCGGATTGAACCATGCGCCGGATCTTACCCCACGCATCGATTTCGTAACTCAGTGTGAGGGGCAATAAAAGGTCGTTGTACGTGGAGGCCAAGCCGTATGTATTGCCGTTGTTGGGGCGATACTGCGCCTCTCGTGTGCGTGAGATCGATGGATCTGCGCCGATGGTTGGAAGTTGATAGGAGTGCGCCACACGCGCCATCGCGCCTGACTCGTCAACCTGCGCGACCGCGATCTTGATGTCGCGGTTCGCGTCGGCGGCCTGATCTTCCAGGTTGTTGAGAACCGGATCGCTGAAGACGGTCCACCAGTTCGACCACGCGATGTCTGATTGGGCCTGCGCAGAGGCCTCGACATGCGGCTCTTCAAACGCCGGGGCAGTTGCGACAGCAGGCTTATGGTAGTTTGGTCCCACGGTGCAGCCGGCCAGCATGCTAATGCAGGCGGTTGCGAGAAGACAGTGAACTTTGGTTACGCGTTGCACATTCGACATCAGAATCCTCACTTCGCCTGAGCATTATCGCTGTGCTGTATCGATGCATGCATGCCATCGACAAGAAAGTCAGGCGGATTGGCGACGAGCTGGTCCTGCTGCGTAATTCCGCTGGTGATCTCCATCGTTCCGCCAAGATCCTTACCCAGCACCACCTTGTGCAGTTCGATCTGTTGTTTGCTGTTGACAACGGCTACCTGCGGACCGGCTGACTGGAAGAGAATCGAGCCTGAAGGTACGACGAGTGGACGGACCGGGGAATGCAGCGCGAAATGTACTTCCGCATACGCACCGGGCATCAGCTTGCCCGTTGGGTTGGGCACGTCGACTTCGACCAACAACGTTCGCGACTGGAGATTGATGGCGTGATCGCTGCGAGTGACGCTTCCTGCAAACATCTGACCGGGAAGAGCCGTGAGCCCGACATTCACCTTCATACCATTTTGAATCTGTTCACTGTACGCCTCGGGCACGGACACGAAGATACGCATCATGCCGATTCTCGAAACCCGAAAGAGCTCAGTGCCCAGGCCGCCGTTGCCGGCGTTTACGAGATCGCCGATGTCCGTGCGCCGCTCGGTGATCACGCCGTCAAACGGAGCAATGATCTTCTCGTAGCGCTGCTCCTGCTCGAGCCACGCAACCTGCGCGGTCGCGGACTGTACGCTGGCTCGCTGCACCGCCTGGTTTTGCAGGTTCTGATCGAGTTCCTGCTGCGAGACGGAGTTGCTTACGATCAGATCCTGGTAGCGCTTTGTGGTGGTGTCTGCCAGTGAAAGAGTGGCTCGCGCCTGGTTGAGCGTTTCGCGGGCCTGCACCAACTGCTGGTCGACCTGTGGTGCATCGATGGTGGCAAGAACCTGACCTGCTTGCACATGCTGGCCGATGTCCGTGTACCACTTCGCTACGTATCCGTTGACGCGAGCGTAGACCGGTGATTCATCGAAGGCCTGAAGCATGGCCGGCAGGACAAGGTCTTGGCTCGCGTCACCGGGCGCGGCATGGAAAACGGCAACCGGCTCTGCAGCGGAAGCCTGTGTTTGCGTTGCGAGAACCTTTTCGGTTTGCATGCGGGCCGCTACAGTCACCAGTCCGCCTACGCAGAGCACCGCTGGAAGAACGAGAAACCAAAGCAGTTTCCTACGGCCGGAAGCCTGGACTCTCTTTGTTGGTTGATTCGATCGCTGGTTCATTTGCTTCCTCCCAAAATTAGCGGTGTTTCCGCATCACGCGTTCGACAAGGTGAATCATCCGCCCCAGAAATCCTGTCGCATGCCCGTTCGTCCGAAGCTCGCACTGGCAACCCAGGGCCAATTCGCCGGCCCCTTCCGGATGCAAGGCGGAGGATGGAGTGCCGGGCCCATCTGCATTTTTCTTCTGCCGAATTAACGCAAAGACGGTCGGCACGAAGAAGAGCGTGGCCACTGTCGCTAGAAGCAGGCCGCCAATTACGGCGCGTCCAAGCGGCGCATTCTGTTCTCCGCCTTCTCCCATGCCCAGCGCCATCGGCACCATGCCGATCATCATCGCAGTTGCGGTCATCATTACGGGACGCAGCCGTGTTGCGCCGGCTTCGACGGCCGAACGGAATGCGTCCTTCGTCTCACTGAAGCGTTGGTTGGCAAAGCTGATGACCAGAATGCTGTTAGCTGTCGCCACGCCAACACTCATAATTGCCCCCATCAGTGCGGGAACGCTGAGCGGAGTGCGCGTCAAGAACAGCATCCAGCAGATACCGGACAGCGCACCGGGTAATGCTGTGATGATGATGAAAGCCTCGCTCCAGGACTGGAAGTTGACTA
This window harbors:
- a CDS encoding efflux transporter outer membrane subunit, whose product is MSNVQRVTKVHCLLATACISMLAGCTVGPNYHKPAVATAPAFEEPHVEASAQAQSDIAWSNWWTVFSDPVLNNLEDQAADANRDIKIAVAQVDESGAMARVAHSYQLPTIGADPSISRTREAQYRPNNGNTYGLASTYNDLLLPLTLSYEIDAWGKIRRMVQSANAMKQASDADLRFVQLSVSASVAVDYYSLRQTDAQLAIFDETVNALQQGYQIVDNQFQHGLVSELDVKQAETLLNQVRSQRDALHIQRDQLEHAIAELLGRTPEGFHIAVDTRLQAPPTIPAGVPSQLLERRPDIVASERSMASASAQIGVAKAAYFPQLSLTGFAGYESANPGAILDWQNTIASLGAGVVAPIFTGGRIRAKVDNARAAYQVSVSQYEKTVLTAYQQVEDQLAALRFLANQEHDSASAVASARDQQRISLNRYNAGLVSYLNVIYAEQTLLDNEQLEAQVSGQRLIATVVLVKALGGGWEGRPSGQVSSHLDATQTTPAISDAKAR
- a CDS encoding efflux RND transporter periplasmic adaptor subunit, giving the protein MNQRSNQPTKRVQASGRRKLLWFLVLPAVLCVGGLVTVAARMQTEKVLATQTQASAAEPVAVFHAAPGDASQDLVLPAMLQAFDESPVYARVNGYVAKWYTDIGQHVQAGQVLATIDAPQVDQQLVQARETLNQARATLSLADTTTKRYQDLIVSNSVSQQELDQNLQNQAVQRASVQSATAQVAWLEQEQRYEKIIAPFDGVITERRTDIGDLVNAGNGGLGTELFRVSRIGMMRIFVSVPEAYSEQIQNGMKVNVGLTALPGQMFAGSVTRSDHAINLQSRTLLVEVDVPNPTGKLMPGAYAEVHFALHSPVRPLVVPSGSILFQSAGPQVAVVNSKQQIELHKVVLGKDLGGTMEITSGITQQDQLVANPPDFLVDGMHASIQHSDNAQAK